The following are encoded in a window of Impatiens glandulifera chromosome 5, dImpGla2.1, whole genome shotgun sequence genomic DNA:
- the LOC124939935 gene encoding 3-hydroxyacyl-[acyl-carrier-protein] dehydratase FabZ-like, which translates to MASSTLSNSLFSTLTFQSSHSRSALNTDCISRSLVFFCNQSKKRPSCLIVNCSKDNNVGENVPIELKYPAFPTVMDINQIRDILPHRFPFLLVDRVIEYNPGVSAVAIKNVTINDNFFPGHFPERPIMPGVLMVEALAQVGGIVMLQPEVGGSRNNFFFAGIDKVRFRRPVIAGDTLVMRMTLIKLQKRFGIAKMEGKAYVGGEVVCEGEFLMAMGSSSE; encoded by the exons ATGGCTTCCTCAACTCTCTCTAACTCCCTATTCTCCACCCTCACTTTTCAATCCTCTCATTCACGTTCGGCGCTGAACACTGACTGCATTTCCAGATCTCTCGTCTTCTTCTGTAACCAATCAAAGAAGAGACCAAGTTGCCTCATTGTCAATTGTTCAAAGGATAATAATGTGGGGGAAAATGTCCCCATTGAATTAA AGTACCCTGCATTTCCTACCGTGATGGATATAAATCAGATTAGAGATATTTTACCCCATAG ATTTCCATTTCTTTTGGTGGATAGAGTAATTGAATACAATCCTGGCGTATCCGCCGTTGCCATTAAGAATGTGACTATCAATGACAACTTTTTCCCCGGTCATTTCCCTGAGAGGCCAATAATGCCTGGTGTTCTTATGGTTGAG GCACTGGCCCAGGTTGGTGGCATCGTCATGTTACAGCCAGAAGTAGGAGGATCCCGTAATAATTTCTTCTTTGCGGGAATTGACAAAGTTAGATTCAGAAGACCGGTAATAGCAGGGGATACCTTAGTAATGAGAATGACACTAATCAAGCTGCAGAAGAGGTTTGGAATAGCGAAGATGGAAGGTAAGGCTTATGTGGGTGGTGAAGTGGTCTGTGAAGGTGAGTTCTTGATGGCCATGGGCAGCAGCAGTGAATGA